A region of Paenibacillus sp. 37 DNA encodes the following proteins:
- a CDS encoding DinB family protein has protein sequence MNGTLQIRDHLLNELETGVRTGASLIRLIRSEDWSYRPQENMRSLVELVHHFIQITASDLAIMQEQGEAEVGLVENSLSGNQDIEKLEATLWSNFESYKAYITGLSEEDYLNRSTKAFYMEHGHLQAQWQIETLTHVFHHRSQLYNYLKQQGHELNFYMLYA, from the coding sequence TGTTAAATGAGTTGGAAACAGGAGTAAGGACGGGGGCTTCGTTAATTCGCTTGATCCGTTCGGAGGATTGGTCTTATCGTCCACAGGAGAATATGCGTTCATTGGTGGAGCTTGTACATCATTTTATCCAGATCACCGCATCGGACCTTGCCATCATGCAAGAACAAGGTGAAGCTGAGGTTGGGCTAGTGGAGAACAGTCTGTCCGGGAACCAGGATATTGAGAAGCTGGAAGCAACATTGTGGAGTAATTTCGAATCCTACAAAGCCTATATCACGGGATTAAGTGAAGAAGATTATTTGAACCGCTCTACCAAAGCTTTCTATATGGAACACGGTCATTTGCAGGCGCAATGGCAGATTGAAACGTTGACACATGTGTTCCATCACCGTTCGCAGCTCTATAACTATCTCAAGCAGCAGGGTCATGAATTGAATTTCTACATGCTGTATGCGTAG
- a CDS encoding GNAT family N-acetyltransferase yields MMNRTILFETERLECATWNEGDRALAFALWGDHEVAKWISSKGFLSEDEVEARLTQEIQRQKEAGVQYWPLFEKESDVFVGCCGLRPYSPEEEIYELGFHLTRDHWGKGYAQEAARAVIGYAFDKMNVKALFAGHHPDNEVSRHILIKLGFEYTGDERYEPTGKMHPSYMLQSS; encoded by the coding sequence ATGATGAACAGAACAATCTTATTTGAAACCGAGCGGTTGGAATGTGCGACGTGGAATGAAGGAGATCGTGCGCTGGCGTTTGCATTGTGGGGCGATCATGAGGTTGCCAAGTGGATTAGCAGCAAGGGATTTCTGAGTGAGGATGAAGTAGAAGCGCGATTAACACAGGAGATTCAAAGGCAAAAGGAAGCGGGTGTGCAATATTGGCCGCTCTTTGAGAAAGAGTCGGATGTGTTTGTCGGTTGTTGTGGCCTGCGTCCGTATTCTCCAGAAGAGGAGATCTATGAATTGGGATTTCATCTAACCCGGGATCACTGGGGCAAAGGGTATGCGCAGGAAGCGGCGCGGGCGGTGATTGGTTATGCCTTTGACAAAATGAACGTGAAGGCACTGTTTGCCGGGCATCATCCGGATAATGAAGTGTCACGTCACATCTTGATCAAGCTGGGATTTGAGTATACAGGTGATGAACGTTATGAACCGACAGGAAAGATGCATCCATCGTATATGCTCCAAAGTTCTTAA